The proteins below are encoded in one region of Lactuca sativa cultivar Salinas chromosome 3, Lsat_Salinas_v11, whole genome shotgun sequence:
- the LOC111904565 gene encoding AP-2 complex subunit alpha-2-like produces MVKVSAYLLGEYSHLLARRPGCSPKDIFVIIHEKLPTVSTPTISILLSTYAKILMHSQPPDPELQNQIWAIFSKYETCIDTEIQQRAVHLFIFNSTLAKILNF; encoded by the exons ATGGTGAAG GTTAGCGCTTATCTGCTTGGAGAATACAGCCATCTTTTGGCCAGACGACCTGGGTGTAGCCCAAAGGACATTTTTGTCATTATACATGAGAAGCTTCCTACTGTATC GACTCCAACAATATCCATTCTTCTCTCAACATACGCAAAGATTTTGATGCACTCTCAACCACCAGATCCCGAATTACAAAACCAGATCTGGGCAATATTCAGCAA ATATGAAACATGCATTGATACTGAGATACAACAAAGAGCTGTACATCTATTCATTTTCAATAGCacacttgcaaaaattttaaacttttaa